The genomic segment tttcaattattttccctcaaaaaaaactatcacataaaataaacaataataataaggaaaaaaatcacaaacttgttattttacacttatttaatGTTGGAAGTTCTACATCGATTAAAAATAAGGTCAATTTACAGTATATGAGTAGGTGCAAATATCACCTTATAAACTGGTTTTGTAAGATCagagttagatttaaaattcacttcttaagaTGATGTGAGAATCATGAATTAAAGTCtatcataacaaaaaatattattattagttagaTTTATTGTTTCATTCACTATTATGCTATAAACTggttttgtaaggttgagttagatttaaaattcacttcttaatataatatgataatcaTGAATTAAAGTCTATCATaacaatttattattagttaGATTTATTGTTTCACTCACTTGTTAGTGTACCAATGTTGaagaaacttttatttttattaagaaactaTTTTACTCTTACATGACATAAACTCTTACCTAAGAAGAAGTTACAATTATTAaagatatataagaaaaaaaaatcataaacttatTTCTTTAATATGATTGATGGAacacaataatattatatatgcgTAAACCCTTTATAATTTTgtctagagctgtcaaaacggatCATCTGGCTCAGCCCATCACGGGTTGGCTCACttggctcactggctcacttaattacattttttttaaataaaaaaaaattacaaactttctgtaattcaaatctaaaaaaaactCACCCCAAATTTCACTCCTAAGatgagtgtttaattaattttgaaaataaggaacttaaataattttttcaagcaaaaaaaaataataaatatttttttataaaattaaaattaaattttaataaaataaaattaggtaggtgggttggtgggccaacccgatCCATCACGGGTTCAATCCGCATGAACCGAGTTAAAATCTgacccacataaaaaaatataatttttttaaacccaATCCAACTCAAACTCGTGGTGGACCGGATTAGTCCGCAGATTGTGATCATTTTTACAACTCTAATTTTGTCAAAAAGTCATACGACAACGTATAATACGACAACGATAACGATAACCATGGTAAAACAGCCATGAAACAACTACTACACGAACGTTAAAAAagctattaaattaaaatattccaTTTGCATGGAAAATGAAAACTTGCGTGAGTGGTTTGTTGAAGTTTTGATCCAATTGACAAAGATTAGGCGAATGAAGACGAAAAGGAAAAGAGAGGAGAGGAAGAAACATTGAAGTTTGGAAAATGTGAAGAAACCGATTTAGCATTAAATTGCAGTAGCAGTAGTACTTTggaacttaaaaaaataaagcataTGATATGATGGGATGGGAAAGTGCAATTAGAGAAATGATGGTAGGTTGTTTCGTGAGGCATAATTCTCGTCTACCATTGCCAACTCCCAATAGAAACACCGAATAATCTTATGCCCAAAATTACCCATTTACTTGTACAATTTTAAAACCAAAGAAGATTGTGGTTCACATGGGACTGCGATTGCGAAGCAAAGGTCAAACTGCGGGGTGTTTGGTTTGGTGGGAAGTTGTGGCATTTAATTTGAGAGAGGAATAGTTAGTTATGGAAGAAGCTGTCCAAACACGGAATAGCGTAAGCAGTGACTGACTTTGAACTTCAAGTCAACTCCTTGAGACGCTGAGTCAGACCTTTATTTCACGCTTtcatttattcttattttcaacCTCCCTCACCCATTCATACTTATCATAATTGCGCCATCATTTTTTTAACTTCTCTTTGAATTTTTCTGCGACcgtcaaagaaaaaaaaattaaatatatttttatcccttaattttttattttaaattgatttaatttagttttctaaTTTTACATCCACTTCATTGTTGTAGAGATTATAACAAGAGTCATTATCCACCGTTACTGATGTTAGCAAGAGTGATTATCAACCAATAATGATTATCAACCGATAATTAAAACAACTGACTGTCAACAACCATTGAATTATACAATTCATtgttatctttcattattattattatagactAGCAATTTTTGTTAACAACATACAATTGAAATAATAGCATAAGTAGTGAGACATAATATGAATGTTTTCAACTACATTTGCAAATTAGACAATCTCCATATTCACGATAAAACACAAGGTTGTTTTGAGCTAAGATTAATGTTTTGAACctaaacaaaattgaataagTATTTGAGTCGATTTGATTTAGTGTGAGACCTACGAGAAGATACAAACATATGTTagttaatatatgtataaaaaaatatacataagcCATTGTCATTAATGCTTTTATATATCACAATGAAAGCTTGAAAATAACAATGGGATCATATTAATTAAGCTGATAGCAGTACATAGAAGCTGAGATGTCTGATATCATTAAATGGTACAGATGAGAGATGATTCCTCAATGATTTTATAGCATTTTAATGACAAACACAAACCCTACTGATGATTATAATAGTAAGAGGCAAAAATGGAGTTCAATAAtggaataaattaaatacaaatgcccattttcaaatttatttggCTTTAAAtgttgattaataaaacaaaaacttggCACTATTATGCACCATAATCTTCTAGTTTTTTGTTCTCACTACATTACATATACTAATTCTTTtcattgtaaatataaaaagtgtAGTTTATATActttaactaatattaaaatatttattttataactatttattctaaaaatggCAGACTAAAATGTTATTCGTAATTAATCATGTATAAGTTTTATccagatataaaataaaacgaAATAAACAGCTAAAAGAAGTGAGACTCGTACTTTTCTTAACCTTTTAATACTTTGTCTCCCGTCTTCTTTAAGAAttattttcactttaaaataatcatGTAAGGGCATATTAGTGGCATCCATTTTTACATATTagtacttttaaaattttatatctaaaatttattagaaataaaaaaaaatgaaaattttacttattataATGAGTTTCACTAATGATTTTATAGTTTCTAgtcaattttaactaaaatagcATGCAAAATTGTGGTACAAGGTTTTTGTAATCTTAAAGTGTTGGTTTTATTTCTCTAAGAGAACTAGTATGCATTTGTATATGTGAAGTTGAATCCCTAATGAAAAAGATCGTTCTTcattatgtttgatttttttttctttttataacttCGTTGTGATGATCAACGTGAAATTTTGatgacacaaaaaaaaaagcgCATCTAGATTATAAAGCTCCTCTTAAatgtaaatagaaaaaaaaatctttttaagtgtgtcatttttatgttgattcagggttaaattttagaattataaaaaaattatattaataaaatgaaaaatttcttgtcaatattatattaataccTATATGAcatcatttttgtattttatttattttaaatatatgaaattaataaaaattgacaCTACAAACGTTTTAGTTTTTGTCCAATACTATTcttatagtttttaatatttaatttaaatttattataaacaaataattattaaactaaaatagttttgttgtcttttttatttatttgtatttaaagtttaatgtaCACCATCTTCTATACTAATTATGTTAGTTttcaaaagaagaaataaattacACCTGTTAGGTTAGAAAAGAAGTTTATGCACTAATTCAttccaattaaactaattaagataaaaaaaattgtgaaatttcACATCATTTTGAAGTGATATAATACAGATTTTCTATTAGtacacactatttttttttttcaaaatatactttcaaatataataatttattttgtagacAAATTACACAATctttaaactatttaatttttgaagatttGGTTACATGAGTGAAAGGGAGAAGACATTCGAAATATAGttcataattttgaattataatacAAGGTGAGGCGGCGCGCGTTGTTTAAATGCATGAAAGTGTTTTATATTGTGtgtgtgaaaagtaaaaaggaaaaagaaagaaatagtaaagtgaaagaaagaaaggagacgtataaacataatttatttgtttgtttatcgTTCACCAATCAATAACGTGTGATTTTGACCGAAAAAGAAGACTGTTTACCAATCTACAGTAGTAGGACTCCATTAACACGCATGCATGTGGGTGGTATGCCAGTGTTCTACCCGTTTCTCTGAATCAATCAGAAAAGTGGCAAAAGCAgcaataaaaaggaaaagacaaGGCTAAAAAACACGTACAACTCTCAACCCAGTTGGCTTATTCAATGCCCCCTCATGTAACAATTAAAAGTTCGTTGGGGTAGTTGTATCCACTATCCTCCCCCTTCCCCTCTTCCCTCTCTCCTCACACCCTTTAAAATCCTTCCATCTTTCATCATTTTCCAACCATTCATCTTCCTCATCTTTTCTTCTCATTCTAACACTCTTGTTTACTTTCTGCACTtccattctttcttttcttcctccaaCTCATGGCAGATCAAACCCGGGATTCAGGAACCGTTTCCGTTGAAGCTTCACGAGAAAGAAGGAATAAGCTTCCCAACTTTCTGCTATCTGTCAGACTTAAGTATGTCAAGCTTGGCTACCACTATGTAATCTCCAATGCTATGTACCTTTTGCTCATTCCCTTTATTGGGGTGGCTTCTGCTCATCTTTCAACTTTCTCTTACCAAGATGTTGCTCAACTATGGGAAAACCTAAAGTTCAATCTTGTCTCGGTCACTCTATGTTCTAGTCTGATAGTGTTCCTTGTTACCTTTTACTTCATGAGCCGTCCAAGAGGTGTTTACTTGGTGGACTTTGCCTGTTACAAACCAGAGCCGGACTGCACCTGCACAAGGGAGACTTTCATGGACCGGTCTGTGAAAACCGGGGTGTTTTCAGAGGAGAATTTGGCCTTTCAGAAGAAAATACTTGAGAGGTCTGGTTTGGGGCAGAAGACATACTTGCCTCCGGCAATCTTGAGTCTCCCACCAAACCCGTGTATGGCTGAAGCAAGGAAAGAAGCGGAGCAAGTAATGTTTGGAGCTATTGACCAGCTTCTGGCAAAAACTGGGGTTAAGGCAAAGGATATTGGAATTTTGGTGGTGAATTGTAGCTTGTTCAACCCCACACCATCTCTCTCTGCAATGATTGTGAACCACTACAAGTTGAGAGGGAATATCCAAAGTTATAATCTTGGTGGCATGGGTTGCAGCGCTGGCCTTATCTCCATAGACCTTGCCAAGCAGCTCCTCCAGGTTTGTTTGCACTTTAAGAAAATCTTCCCTTCCTTAATCTCACGATCGACCTGTTATGCTCATGATTATTATTAAGCTATCACTTCATATCTGTTCGAGTTTTGACTGTCTACCATGCATGCCTCTGTGGTCTATATCTTCATGtagcaaaattaaaaaaaaaaaggagcaaATTATTTATGTAACAGTATGTTCAATAAAAACATCAGGTGGGACCACAAGTAGGGGAAATGTTTCTTGTGGCAATTGTTGCCCCAGTTGTCCACATGTCCAGTTGGTCTTGCTCATTGTCAATTTTGGTGGCAGTTTTGTTAGGTCATCTATTTTGCCATCCAATTTAATTAATAGGGTCCGAGCAATCCAATAGAAATAGACCCTTTTGGATGTTCTTACATCTCTTAACAGTCAATAGTTGTACACCGGCACTATTGGGGGAAATGAAACTTAATCTCAAGTTAACACTCAGTTGTCATTACAGTGACTGggtcaaattaatttttattggtgGTTTTGTACATgtgaattctttttttctttactcgggataaatttaaaaaactaatattaagTTCTTTTGTGATTACAGGTTCATCCAAATTCTTATGCCTTAGTGGTAAGCATGGAGAATATCACTCTGAACTGGTATTTTGGCAACAACCGGTCAATGCTTGTTTCAAATTGTCTCTTCAGAATGGGTGGAGCAGCGGTCCTTCTCTCCAACAGGTCTTCTGATCGCAGAAGAGCCAAATACCAATTGATCCACACAGTGCGTACTCATAAGGGTGCAGATGACAAATGCTACGGTTGCGTTTTCCAAGAAGAGGATGAGAAGAAAACAATTGGTGTGGCACTCTCAAAGGACTTAATGGCTGTTGCTGGAGAAGCCCTGAAGACCAATATCACAACACTTGGGCCATTAGTACTTCCGATGTCAGAGCAGCTCTTGTTTTTCGCAACTTTGGTGGCTAGAAAAGTGTTCAAGATGAAGATAAAGCCCTACATCCCTGACTTTAAGCTAGCTTTTGAGCACTTTTGCATCCATGCTGGAGGAAGAGCAGTGTTGGATGAGTTGGAGAAGAATCTGGAGCTCAGTGATTGGCACATGGAGCCTTCAAGAATGACTCTCAACAGGTTTGGTAACACTTCTAGCAGTTCCTTGTGGTATGAACTGGCCTACACCGAAGCTAAAGGGAGGATCAGAAAAGGTGACAGGACTTGGCAGATAGCATTTGGCTCTGGCTTCAAGTGCAACAGTGCTGTGTGGCGTGCATTGAGGACCATTAATCCTGCCAAGGAGAAAAATCCTTGGATGGATGAGATTCACGACTTTCCTGTTCATGTGCCTAAAGTGGCAACCATTGGTTCCTAGCTTGAACCTCTTACTTTTTTTTCGcagaaaatttaattatttcatattttcatagtTAATCTTAGGAGGTGTGCAAATTAGAAGAGAAGATTCATTCCACCAGATTTTCTGCTTTCGCAGTTTCTTTGATCTTGTTCTAGTGTGTTGAAATTGTAAGAGTGTGCATACAGTTATATTGTCCAATGAAAcattttacacatttttttcataaaatgtaTAACTTCTTcagaatgaaaaatgaaaacttcaTAAGGTTTAAGTTTTCATCATTGCTAAACCTCGAAACTCATGCACTTGATCAGGAAAAACCAACTGCTAAATAGAATTATTTTGTAATGATAcgtgaaaatatatatttactgtaaaataaaagaaaataatatatatttattatttatttcaagtcaagaagaaaatatatacacaaaaaattaaagcaaataagaaataaaattcatatatatatatatatattagtaaaatattCAGTCTTAGTCTtacatcataataataaaataatgaataaaatcgAAATATTCAATTCAACTTTCGTAGACGTTTTAGAATGCCCATTCGTGAGTTTTGAAGAAGCAATTCCTTCATTCAGAATTGTCAGTGTCAGTGTCTTTGATGAATGTCTGAACAGTCATTATCTCATTcacaatttaaatttcaaattccaCGCTGACTCTATCTATACCAGATTAACATTTTTTACTTCTTCATTTTTCGGCTTTATTTCTTCTCATTCtacaatttttcaactttttttttcttctccctgTACAAGTTTCCACCTTTTTGTGGgctattcttcttttttttttttttccttttcagcACAAGAGTTTTGGATGATTCTATTTCTCCCACAGTTATTGTAAAGAGATAACGAAGAAGATAACAAATGAAACAACAATAAATAAGATGGGAAGTAATTCAACTTTCTTTTAGAATGATCcatacttttatattaaaatgggTCCCAAAGAACAATATATACTGCGAGAGATAAAACAAGCCTCTGTGAATATGTCATATAAAATGTATCCTTTAGTGCCTGGTTTAAAACCTAAGAAAACAACTTTAGTGACACGTTTATCCAATAACAAGTCTCAATTGTATGTTTCTTACATTTCTCACaatacttgtttttgttgctcaATTTTCCAAGATTGTTGTTCTTGGTTGCCCCAACAGGTAACTCATTATTATTTTGGGACTTAAGAGGATCATTGGATTGAATAGCAAAAGCAACAAAATTTTGAGAAGATGACTGAGAGGGGACAGAAATGAACTCACGCACATGATGTAGAATCATGGAGAAAGTCTTCGCAATCGATGGCATTGGATCCAAGATCATAACTAGAGAGTGGACTTATGAATAGTCATCATTTAATCCACAAAGAAATTTGATAACTACAGCTGGGAAAGAATACCGCAAGAACAAGTTATGGGGAATGTGCAGAGGAGAACACAACGATGTAATTCCATCACCTTGTTTGCAAGACTAGATTTGATCTTGAAGATCCGCTACTCGAAATTTTTCAGCATGAGAGAATCGTTCTTTCAAGTTTTTCCATATGTCAAAGGCATTATCTATCCACATCACAAACTGTTTGATAGTTGGTCTACGTGTTAACCATGATATCACCGTACGATTACACCGCCGCCAAGCAAAGGATTGATGGAACAAAGAATAAGAAAGATATGTTTGAGCTTCTTATTAATGAACTCAAGTTTAGAAGAGTACAAGAGAATAACTTTATAGACCTatgtattaaaaacaaataacagaAAGGGAGACCAAAAACTGATAACTAACACAAACAGTTTTCTTAACTAACATGTATATCTATCTCTAATacattttgataaaatatttatttaaatcataATCAAGTATTAAATCCAATATGgtatacttaattaaaaattatattaaagttacaacataattatatttatttctatccCAAGTCTTATATTGCTTAGCCTTAGAAGTAGAGAcagtttaaatttatatcttGGATTAAAACATGTCTTTGATCATACTGTTTGAAAGATGATTGTTTAAAAGACCTTATACTTTTAGTAGAAGTTGAATAGAAGAAGTTTAGATTGAAATTTAGTCCACAATCTATTAATTAATGTCTAACTGAAGAATGTTTCAATTAAAGTTAAGTTCATAAAACCTTGTTGAATCAATAATGTTTCAATTGATATTACATTGAGATTGAAATGATAATGTTCGATTTTAAAGTTACACTAAAGATATATTTCAATTGAAATTGTTGTTGTCTTAGTTAAAATTGGGtagataatatttaaaaattgatactCACCTAATGGCGTTTATGATGATTAAGTTGATGATGACTTTAATTAAACTGaacttttatataattgaaaattaatcaattatactTGGTTTGAGATCATACAAATAATTATacgacaatatatatatattttttcagaattataaattttttaactatttatataCGTATTAACCGTGGTTATTTAGTCTTAAAATAAACTGgaacatattaattaaaatgatgacgaatattttaaatcaaaacatttaaattatttttaattatataatttagttaaataattatttattattttataccaATATGATTAttacatatgatttttctaatatattattaactttaactttttattgttttttttatccaaCGAGTTATTTTATTACACTTCTTTTTAATTACGTACACACATGtactttatttgtctttttgtGTATAAAAGCATAACTTTTTATGAGTTATATTACAACaagtcaaaattaataaattaaaattataaaataatatacagaaatcattttactaaaattaactataaaaatataactaatttatattCCTTTATTAAAATCCATAAcgtttaaaagtaaattatccaattttaaaataataatattttaaaagtaataaaaatcttagccataatattatataaatttaaaaaatttgtccaAGATTTCACATCTACTCATTATAAgaagattttataatatataatatatgaaaaattcaTTATAACATGTGTAAACttcactttatattttatattttgtaagattgaattagaaaaaaaactcATTACTTCTTAATTTGAGTATTAAAGTCATAAATTTGAATATGTTctaatgaattttataatatataaatggatacAAATCTTACTTTATaagttagtttttaaaaatgagttatCTTTCTGTAACAATGTcaatcattttatataaatgggtgtaaacataaaaattaatgcatttgtgtgttatatttttattaagttatgtttgatatatattataacaatttttaatctcaaaatgtatatatttcaacataaaaaagaaaaagtgttagaaatttcatatcaactacaaataaaattattttaatatatatatatatatatatatatatatatatatatatatatatataaacctcactttataagttattttatcaTATTGAATTAAAGTTAGAATCTATttctcaatcaaatatattaattaattactttatttgaATGAGTGTAAACGCGTACAGAAATTTGTTTACATGTATcaagttaaattttatatatattataacactTTTCAATGTTATATTCCTCTCTTACTTATGAATCTACATtagaaattttcaataaatgaataaaaactaCAACTCCAAAACttcaattaatgaataaaatagtttaaaaacaatatttttaataataaaatcaaatag from the Vigna angularis cultivar LongXiaoDou No.4 chromosome 3, ASM1680809v1, whole genome shotgun sequence genome contains:
- the LOC108324122 gene encoding 3-ketoacyl-CoA synthase 11, which codes for MADQTRDSGTVSVEASRERRNKLPNFLLSVRLKYVKLGYHYVISNAMYLLLIPFIGVASAHLSTFSYQDVAQLWENLKFNLVSVTLCSSLIVFLVTFYFMSRPRGVYLVDFACYKPEPDCTCTRETFMDRSVKTGVFSEENLAFQKKILERSGLGQKTYLPPAILSLPPNPCMAEARKEAEQVMFGAIDQLLAKTGVKAKDIGILVVNCSLFNPTPSLSAMIVNHYKLRGNIQSYNLGGMGCSAGLISIDLAKQLLQVHPNSYALVVSMENITLNWYFGNNRSMLVSNCLFRMGGAAVLLSNRSSDRRRAKYQLIHTVRTHKGADDKCYGCVFQEEDEKKTIGVALSKDLMAVAGEALKTNITTLGPLVLPMSEQLLFFATLVARKVFKMKIKPYIPDFKLAFEHFCIHAGGRAVLDELEKNLELSDWHMEPSRMTLNRFGNTSSSSLWYELAYTEAKGRIRKGDRTWQIAFGSGFKCNSAVWRALRTINPAKEKNPWMDEIHDFPVHVPKVATIGS